One Lachnospiraceae bacterium C1.1 genomic region harbors:
- a CDS encoding SulP family inorganic anion transporter has product MDSEQLKPMFFSSLKGYNKEQFFKDLISGVIVAVIALPLSIALALASGVGPEEGIYTAIIAGFLISFLGGSKVQIAGPTAAFATIVAGIVAKNGLSGLALATVIAGIILIAMGLLRLGSLIKFIPYTITTGFTAGIAVTIVIGQLKDFFGLTYPAGTVTIETTEKLSAFINNIGTINPQAVIVGVVCVAVLIIWPFVNDKIPGSLIAVIIGIIMVKCLDMKVNTIGDLYTISNELPSFTMPEFSLSAIRNILPNAFTIAILAAIESLLSCVVADGMIGSRHRSNMELVAQGVGNIGSALFGGIPATGAIARTAANIKNGGKTPVAGMVHAIVLVLVLVILMPYAALIPMPTIAAILFLVAYNMCQWRPFLNLCKKAPKSDIIVLVITFILTVVFDLVMAIEVGMLLAGLLFMKRMSEETSVRGWKYFGSENDKDAIDLKVVPKEVRVYEICGPMFFGVADILTDISVKEYTKCLIIRMRGVPALDVTALKALDGVWERCNKKNITVIFSHVNEQPMHTMAKAGFIDKVGKDNFCEHIDAALARAEKLI; this is encoded by the coding sequence ATGGACAGCGAACAACTAAAACCAATGTTTTTCAGCTCTTTGAAAGGCTACAATAAAGAACAGTTTTTCAAAGATCTCATTTCCGGCGTAATTGTTGCCGTAATTGCCCTTCCACTTTCGATCGCCCTGGCTCTTGCCTCAGGTGTAGGTCCCGAAGAAGGAATTTACACAGCGATAATCGCCGGATTTCTTATCTCATTTCTTGGCGGAAGCAAAGTACAGATAGCCGGACCAACGGCCGCCTTTGCTACGATAGTCGCAGGAATAGTTGCCAAGAACGGTTTGTCCGGTCTTGCTCTTGCAACCGTTATCGCAGGTATAATTCTTATCGCAATGGGACTCCTCCGACTCGGAAGCCTCATCAAATTCATACCCTATACGATCACGACAGGCTTTACAGCCGGAATCGCCGTAACAATAGTGATCGGACAGTTAAAAGACTTTTTCGGGCTTACCTACCCTGCCGGAACCGTCACAATCGAAACAACAGAAAAACTTTCAGCATTTATAAATAACATTGGAACAATAAATCCACAGGCAGTAATAGTCGGTGTTGTTTGCGTCGCTGTTCTTATAATCTGGCCTTTTGTAAATGATAAGATCCCGGGCTCTCTGATCGCCGTAATAATAGGAATCATCATGGTAAAATGCCTCGATATGAAGGTAAATACTATTGGAGACCTTTATACAATAAGCAATGAACTTCCTTCATTTACAATGCCGGAATTTTCACTTTCAGCAATAAGAAATATCCTTCCGAATGCATTTACTATAGCAATCCTCGCGGCTATCGAATCTCTGCTCTCATGCGTAGTTGCTGACGGAATGATCGGTTCAAGACACCGTTCAAATATGGAGCTTGTTGCCCAGGGTGTCGGAAATATCGGCTCAGCCCTTTTTGGCGGAATTCCCGCAACCGGTGCAATAGCAAGAACGGCTGCAAATATCAAAAACGGTGGTAAAACCCCTGTTGCCGGCATGGTTCACGCTATCGTGCTTGTTCTGGTACTTGTGATACTTATGCCCTACGCAGCACTTATACCGATGCCAACGATCGCAGCAATTCTTTTCCTCGTGGCCTACAATATGTGCCAGTGGAGACCCTTCCTGAACCTCTGCAAAAAGGCTCCAAAGAGTGATATCATCGTTCTCGTTATCACTTTTATCCTTACCGTAGTATTTGACCTTGTAATGGCTATCGAAGTCGGAATGCTCCTCGCAGGTCTTCTCTTCATGAAGCGTATGAGTGAAGAAACGTCTGTAAGGGGCTGGAAATATTTCGGATCTGAAAATGATAAGGATGCGATCGACTTAAAGGTAGTACCGAAGGAAGTCAGAGTTTATGAAATCTGTGGTCCCATGTTCTTCGGAGTTGCTGATATTCTTACAGATATATCGGTTAAAGAATACACAAAATGCCTGATAATCCGAATGAGAGGTGTTCCTGCACTCGATGTTACAGCTCTTAAAGCTCTCGACGGTGTATGGGAACGCTGCAACAAGAAAAATATCACTGTAATCTTCTCTCATGTCAACGAGCAGCCTATGCACACAATGGCTAAAGCAGGTTTCATTGACAAAGTCGGCAAGGACAATTTCTGCGAGCATATCGATGCCGCCCTCGCCAGAGCCGAAAAATTGATCTGA
- a CDS encoding family 43 glycosylhydrolase, whose translation MKRKVLAGLLALSFVFEGAASPVLSVYAEEAKNAENAARDDETTTEETKSSNEKAMEMPEERSHYDMDGELPEGTEVLNKGLKEYTGDLEYGEGHTGESTDKALKTGKYGVKLPDTNVGDEYTVSFWMKQDGHSVTNTPTVFLGNNDPERWVGMSGADKGKSFKFWTNNADKTYKTYSHTTITEVDEDSEKWRMYTISQKDNDVSVYVDGELIGNGTAAPALDGDDQGIYLGVNYWDSEFKGLIDDVTIFDEKLSDEQVKYLYDGNTEEEPAAETPAEEETDKNAEYLITEFNFNDAENGFVSGDYKAEGNYDSIAEGKNGNAVHMKRDVSQYLTVKDSNGKSPLTGLDEFTISYDFKPSDSTTSWSFFAAPASEKPVYGKEKYLGVLTNGGNTTVERYNNNGSRSATVTLGTKTNNWNHIDIVFEKNKTTLYIDKEKKAEVESEVDIKKLLGDDSVLWIGHANWGDGETLNGYLDNYKIYNKALSGEELDSTAKDPAKSKREDLNRKVDVKIESVEADYKEVLDVSADEAVSLETPAKVVFSDGISKDDASIVWTDEDGNTVSNTNALKAGTNELTGHLQYFSSPFIEEKADPFVIYNEKDGYYYFTSSWPAYRDVNHGYDRISLRRAKTIEGLAEAEEHVIWWHHTNGTAPRYHIWAPELHKVGDKWVVYFAGSEDPKGVWAIRPYAIVCNNPDDLLNPESWSDAKRFTNADGSYDDNFDDFSLDMTTFNYQDEDYVIWAYKVNGHSSLKMGKLDSENPWKLKEGSETIVLTEPEYSWEKKDEIVNEGPSVLQTEDKIFVSFSASGTGPNYCMGLMMADQGSDLLDIENWTKTTQPILQSSDLYQQYGPGHNSFTKDKNGNDIIVYHARDEECYKGECGYAGVHPLYDPCRHAYLAYVRWSEDGIPVFSNTEYKETKDIEFKRTVNVGDAEDLVKADAAAITINGIEDGARGNITLPLVGECGSKITWESSKPEVISDVEKDGKAAGVVTRQAEDTQVILTATVVSGNSRALRKIPVNVKAKAEEKETTHYLFAHFTGTEQIYFSDSKDGLDWKMLNDGDPVLKSTLGEKGLRDPFIMRSPEGDKFYLIATDLRIASDGNWGRAQTNGSQSIMVWESTDLVNWGEQRMVKVARDDAGCTWAPEAVYNDETGEYMVFWASKVDDDNYSTQKIYYVTTRDFYTFSEPEVWIELHNKDGKEISIIDTSVISVMEDGKKVYYRLSKNEASSDATVDEGDPASGKFEILEKSDSLLGKWTRVKSNYLNSTRGVEGGTIFKFNGEDKWCMLLDRYGNGGYFPSVTNDIGSGEFTKLNSDEYSFPSTMRHGTVIPITEEEYAAVEKEWGAVETVDEIDTSVSLKDSALFNLDFNGDEALDADGVRVKAENGFSLVDNDVTGGKAVELSSAKKQWLDIKTDDGKAVLAGKNSFAVNYWSKVTDASGSNKGWAFYAAPNANALKWGSSGTLDDYPETYFGIIDAMDNASISDKGITVQRFKDNFSRSAANTAKTGTDDWKMITVAATENATYLYVNGKLVSTVKSSVALSDIFGSSEEGVLQVGKANWGGEEYFNGAIDEFTVYGRAITAEEVAKIYANKNYTGEEVTAEEPATEEATEEAPTEEAPTEAPATEEPTTEAPATEEPTTEAPVTEEPEIEEPATEEPVIEEPATETPVEDDSETEEPTVEEPGTEAPTEEAPEDTTTVVDNSPKAPADNILTPGSTEWLILPKTSYYLNPGFAVKKYKVSNKKVLSVSRKGKVKVKKSGNVTVTATGKNGETASFVIAAEKPKMKGVKVSVGTKLNVSDMLSGTKFAELSSMKSSKTSVAEIAADGTITAKAKGTSKITVEIGGRKYKAKIKVK comes from the coding sequence ATGAAGAGAAAAGTACTGGCGGGTCTTCTTGCGCTCTCTTTTGTATTTGAAGGAGCAGCAAGCCCTGTGCTGAGCGTTTATGCTGAAGAAGCTAAGAACGCAGAGAATGCAGCAAGGGATGATGAGACTACAACTGAAGAAACAAAGTCTTCCAATGAGAAGGCTATGGAAATGCCGGAAGAGCGTAGTCACTACGACATGGACGGCGAGCTGCCTGAGGGAACGGAGGTCTTAAACAAAGGGCTTAAAGAATATACGGGTGACCTGGAATATGGTGAAGGTCATACCGGTGAAAGCACAGATAAGGCATTAAAAACAGGAAAATACGGTGTAAAACTTCCGGATACAAATGTTGGGGATGAATATACGGTTTCATTCTGGATGAAGCAGGATGGACACAGCGTAACAAATACTCCGACTGTATTTCTTGGAAACAATGATCCTGAAAGATGGGTTGGCATGTCCGGAGCTGATAAGGGTAAATCATTTAAATTCTGGACAAATAACGCAGATAAGACATATAAAACATACAGCCATACTACAATTACAGAAGTAGATGAAGACAGTGAAAAATGGAGAATGTATACCATATCCCAGAAAGATAACGATGTTTCTGTTTATGTAGATGGAGAGTTGATCGGCAACGGTACAGCTGCACCCGCACTTGACGGGGATGATCAGGGAATTTATCTTGGTGTAAATTACTGGGATAGTGAGTTTAAGGGCCTGATCGATGATGTAACAATTTTCGATGAGAAGCTCAGTGATGAACAGGTTAAATACCTTTATGATGGAAATACCGAGGAGGAGCCTGCAGCAGAAACTCCTGCCGAGGAAGAGACAGATAAGAATGCTGAATACCTGATCACAGAGTTTAACTTTAATGATGCAGAAAACGGTTTTGTATCAGGAGATTATAAAGCTGAAGGAAATTATGACAGCATTGCTGAGGGAAAAAACGGTAATGCAGTCCATATGAAAAGAGATGTATCACAGTATCTTACAGTTAAGGACAGCAATGGAAAGAGCCCGCTTACAGGACTTGATGAGTTTACCATTTCCTATGATTTTAAGCCATCAGATTCCACAACATCATGGAGCTTTTTCGCGGCACCTGCTTCGGAAAAGCCTGTATATGGTAAGGAAAAGTATCTCGGTGTCCTTACAAATGGCGGAAATACAACAGTAGAGAGATACAATAATAACGGCAGCAGAAGTGCAACAGTTACTTTAGGCACTAAGACAAATAACTGGAACCATATTGATATTGTATTCGAGAAGAATAAGACAACTCTTTATATTGATAAGGAGAAAAAGGCTGAGGTTGAGAGTGAAGTAGATATCAAAAAGCTTCTCGGAGATGACAGTGTTCTCTGGATCGGTCATGCAAACTGGGGAGACGGTGAGACACTTAACGGTTATCTCGATAATTACAAGATCTACAATAAGGCTCTTAGTGGAGAAGAACTTGACTCAACAGCAAAGGATCCTGCCAAGAGTAAGAGAGAAGATCTTAACAGAAAAGTTGATGTTAAGATTGAAAGTGTAGAAGCTGATTATAAGGAAGTTCTTGATGTTTCGGCTGATGAAGCGGTATCTCTTGAAACACCGGCTAAGGTGGTGTTCAGCGATGGTATCTCAAAAGATGATGCTTCGATCGTATGGACAGATGAAGATGGTAATACTGTAAGCAATACAAATGCTTTAAAAGCAGGCACTAATGAACTTACGGGACATCTTCAATATTTCAGCAGTCCTTTTATAGAGGAAAAAGCCGATCCTTTTGTAATTTACAATGAAAAAGACGGCTACTATTATTTTACATCATCATGGCCGGCATATAGAGACGTTAATCATGGTTATGACAGGATCTCACTTAGAAGAGCAAAGACGATAGAAGGTCTTGCTGAAGCAGAAGAGCATGTTATCTGGTGGCACCATACAAATGGAACAGCACCACGTTATCATATCTGGGCACCTGAACTTCATAAGGTTGGCGACAAATGGGTAGTATATTTTGCAGGTTCCGAAGATCCGAAGGGTGTTTGGGCAATCAGACCTTATGCTATAGTTTGCAATAATCCGGATGATCTTTTGAATCCTGAGTCATGGAGTGATGCGAAGAGATTTACAAATGCGGATGGCAGTTATGATGATAATTTCGATGATTTCAGTCTTGATATGACAACCTTCAATTATCAGGATGAAGATTATGTAATCTGGGCATATAAGGTTAACGGACATTCAAGCCTTAAGATGGGCAAACTTGACAGTGAGAACCCATGGAAATTAAAAGAAGGCAGTGAAACTATCGTGCTTACAGAGCCTGAATATTCATGGGAGAAGAAGGATGAGATAGTAAATGAGGGTCCTTCGGTATTACAGACAGAGGACAAGATTTTTGTTAGCTTCTCAGCTTCCGGAACAGGTCCTAATTACTGCATGGGTCTCATGATGGCAGATCAGGGCAGTGATCTTCTTGATATCGAGAACTGGACAAAGACAACGCAGCCTATACTTCAGTCATCAGATCTTTACCAGCAGTATGGCCCCGGACATAACTCATTTACAAAGGATAAGAACGGCAACGATATCATCGTTTATCATGCTCGTGATGAGGAGTGCTATAAAGGTGAATGCGGCTATGCAGGAGTACACCCGCTTTACGATCCCTGCAGACATGCATATCTTGCATATGTAAGATGGTCTGAGGATGGAATTCCGGTATTCAGCAATACTGAATATAAAGAGACGAAAGATATAGAATTTAAGAGAACCGTAAATGTTGGTGATGCAGAGGATCTTGTAAAGGCAGATGCGGCAGCGATCACAATAAACGGTATCGAAGACGGAGCAAGAGGAAATATAACTCTTCCGCTTGTTGGCGAGTGTGGTTCAAAGATCACATGGGAATCATCAAAGCCTGAAGTAATATCTGATGTAGAAAAAGACGGCAAGGCAGCAGGCGTAGTTACAAGACAGGCTGAAGATACTCAGGTTATCCTTACAGCTACTGTTGTATCCGGCAATTCAAGGGCATTAAGAAAGATTCCTGTAAATGTAAAGGCTAAGGCAGAAGAAAAGGAAACAACACATTATCTTTTTGCACACTTTACAGGAACAGAGCAGATTTATTTTTCAGATTCAAAAGACGGACTTGATTGGAAGATGCTTAACGATGGTGATCCGGTACTTAAGTCAACACTTGGTGAAAAAGGCCTTCGTGATCCGTTTATAATGCGTTCACCTGAGGGAGATAAATTCTATCTGATAGCTACTGACCTCAGAATAGCATCTGACGGAAACTGGGGAAGAGCTCAGACAAACGGCAGCCAGTCTATCATGGTTTGGGAGTCTACAGACCTTGTAAACTGGGGCGAGCAGAGAATGGTAAAGGTTGCCAGAGATGATGCAGGATGCACATGGGCACCTGAAGCAGTCTACAATGATGAGACCGGCGAATACATGGTATTCTGGGCTTCAAAAGTAGATGATGATAATTACAGCACACAGAAGATTTACTATGTAACAACCAGAGATTTCTACACATTCTCAGAACCTGAAGTCTGGATCGAGCTACACAATAAGGATGGAAAAGAGATAAGTATAATTGATACTTCCGTAATATCCGTTATGGAAGATGGCAAGAAGGTTTACTACAGACTTTCCAAGAATGAAGCTTCAAGCGATGCAACTGTCGATGAGGGAGATCCTGCAAGCGGAAAGTTTGAGATACTTGAGAAGTCAGATTCACTTCTCGGTAAGTGGACAAGAGTTAAGTCAAATTATCTTAACAGCACCAGAGGCGTTGAGGGCGGTACAATCTTTAAGTTCAACGGCGAAGATAAATGGTGCATGCTCCTTGACAGATATGGTAATGGAGGATATTTCCCTTCAGTTACTAATGATATAGGATCAGGTGAGTTTACTAAACTTAATTCGGATGAGTATTCATTCCCTTCAACAATGCGTCATGGAACAGTTATTCCGATAACTGAGGAAGAGTATGCAGCTGTTGAGAAGGAGTGGGGAGCTGTTGAAACAGTTGATGAGATAGATACATCCGTATCACTTAAGGATTCAGCACTCTTTAACCTTGATTTCAATGGTGATGAAGCACTTGATGCTGACGGAGTAAGAGTTAAGGCTGAAAACGGATTCTCTCTTGTAGATAACGATGTAACAGGCGGTAAGGCAGTAGAGCTTTCATCAGCTAAAAAGCAGTGGCTTGATATCAAGACAGACGATGGAAAAGCAGTACTTGCAGGAAAGAATTCATTTGCGGTTAACTATTGGAGTAAGGTAACAGATGCATCCGGAAGCAATAAAGGATGGGCATTCTATGCAGCTCCGAACGCAAATGCGCTTAAATGGGGAAGTTCAGGAACACTTGATGATTATCCGGAGACATATTTCGGAATAATTGATGCTATGGATAATGCATCAATATCTGATAAGGGCATTACAGTTCAGAGATTTAAGGATAATTTCAGCCGTTCTGCTGCAAATACAGCAAAGACCGGTACTGATGACTGGAAGATGATCACTGTAGCAGCTACAGAAAACGCTACATACCTTTATGTAAATGGCAAACTTGTTTCGACTGTAAAGAGCTCTGTAGCACTTTCAGACATCTTTGGCAGCAGCGAGGAAGGCGTTCTTCAGGTTGGTAAAGCAAACTGGGGCGGTGAAGAGTACTTCAATGGTGCGATTGATGAGTTCACAGTTTATGGAAGAGCTATAACTGCTGAAGAAGTGGCTAAGATCTATGCAAATAAGAATTACACAGGCGAAGAAGTTACAGCAGAGGAGCCTGCAACAGAAGAGGCTACAGAGGAAGCTCCAACAGAAGAGGCTCCAACAGAGGCACCCGCAACAGAAGAACCTACGACAGAGGCACCCGCAACAGAAGAACCTACGACAGAGGCACCTGTAACAGAGGAACCTGAAATAGAAGAGCCTGCAACAGAGGAACCTGTAATAGAAGAGCCTGCAACAGAAACACCTGTAGAGGATGATTCAGAAACAGAGGAGCCTACAGTTGAAGAACCCGGCACAGAGGCTCCTACTGAGGAAGCACCTGAGGATACAACTACTGTAGTGGATAATTCACCAAAGGCACCTGCTGATAACATTCTTACACCGGGCAGCACAGAATGGCTTATCTTACCTAAGACATCTTATTATCTGAATCCTGGCTTTGCAGTAAAGAAGTATAAGGTTTCAAATAAGAAAGTCCTTTCGGTTTCCAGGAAAGGAAAGGTAAAGGTAAAGAAATCCGGTAATGTAACTGTAACAGCTACAGGAAAGAACGGTGAAACAGCTTCATTCGTTATAGCAGCTGAAAAGCCTAAGATGAAGGGCGTTAAAGTAAGCGTTGGAACCAAGTTGAATGTTTCTGATATGCTTAGCGGTACAAAATTTGCTGAGTTAAGTTCTATGAAGTCTTCCAAGACATCAGTTGCAGAGATCGCAGCTGACGGAACAATAACAGCCAAGGCAAAGGGAACAAGTAAGATTACCGTTGAAATCGGAGGAAGAAAGTATAAGGCAAAGATTAAAGTTAAATAA
- a CDS encoding leucine-rich repeat domain-containing protein gives MINKKIILSTLLAASMMLSLNPANTYKVIADDTVNSSIIDNFEYEISGENVKIVSYKGSSSSVSIPSKISGYNVTEIGSRAFKKNKKLKELTIPSKVKKIGKSAFEGCSKLKKVTFSKKVTSIKANAFSGNDNLESVFYSGSEDDWDKISIADGNDDLTGADINYNNSTGKKLKYPKTKDDFSVSYTSKLTYSGRDPEMEDFGNIKVTFNNETYTVTDIKINKDIKKFQIKELDNADDKIESAVKSLTKGDNGMSYKIKAYKVTAEDNVSVKMKSKKVKRVKVLLEDDYVKLNEDEYDYDKSSKKLTFKGDRFKGSYKIQDEDIE, from the coding sequence ATGATCAACAAAAAAATAATCTTATCAACACTTCTTGCCGCATCAATGATGCTGTCATTAAATCCTGCCAATACTTACAAAGTTATTGCAGATGATACTGTTAATTCCAGCATTATAGATAATTTTGAGTATGAAATATCAGGTGAGAATGTAAAAATCGTTTCTTACAAAGGTTCATCTTCGTCTGTTTCAATTCCAAGCAAAATTTCAGGATATAATGTAACAGAGATCGGATCACGTGCCTTTAAGAAAAACAAGAAATTAAAAGAACTGACTATTCCAAGTAAGGTAAAAAAGATTGGAAAATCTGCTTTTGAGGGCTGCAGCAAGCTCAAAAAAGTAACCTTTTCCAAAAAAGTGACATCTATCAAAGCCAATGCTTTCTCCGGTAATGATAATCTTGAATCAGTTTTTTACAGTGGCTCTGAGGATGATTGGGACAAAATATCAATAGCTGATGGAAATGATGATCTTACAGGTGCAGATATAAACTACAACAACAGCACCGGAAAGAAATTAAAATATCCTAAAACAAAGGATGATTTTTCTGTAAGCTATACCTCAAAGCTGACCTATAGCGGCAGAGATCCTGAAATGGAGGACTTTGGTAATATAAAAGTCACATTCAATAACGAAACATATACCGTAACTGATATTAAAATCAATAAAGATATAAAAAAATTCCAGATCAAAGAACTTGATAATGCAGATGACAAAATCGAAAGCGCTGTAAAATCACTTACAAAAGGTGATAACGGTATGTCCTATAAGATCAAGGCTTATAAAGTTACAGCCGAGGATAATGTCAGCGTAAAGATGAAAAGCAAAAAAGTTAAAAGAGTCAAGGTCTTGCTGGAAGATGATTATGTAAAGTTGAATGAAGACGAATATGACTACGATAAGAGCAGTAAAAAGCTGACCTTCAAGGGAGACCGTTTCAAGGGAAGCTATAAGATTCAGGATGAAGATATTGAATAA
- a CDS encoding tRNA 2-thiocytidine biosynthesis TtcA family protein, with protein MSEQISTNKLNSDIISYINEYNENEDIINEKIKDIENGIRKKFHKNIFAPFAKACKNYELIQNGDHICVCISGGKDSMLMAKLFQEIQRHKKVDFKLSFLVMDPGYADINRKLIETNAKILGIPIKIYESTIFDAVVNIEKSPCYLCARMRRGHLYAKAKEMGCNKIALGHHYDDVIETILMGMLYGGQVQTMMPKLHSTNFEGMQLIRPMYLIRQDDIIAWRDYNNLRFLQCACRFTEAIGASSTDEISESKRIETRKLIAELKKSNPFVESNIFKSVENVNLATVIAYKKDGIKHHFLDEY; from the coding sequence ATGAGTGAACAGATTTCAACTAACAAATTAAATTCAGATATAATTTCTTATATTAATGAATATAATGAAAATGAAGATATTATTAATGAAAAAATAAAGGATATCGAAAATGGTATACGAAAGAAATTCCATAAAAATATCTTTGCTCCATTCGCTAAAGCGTGCAAAAACTATGAGCTGATTCAAAACGGCGATCATATCTGTGTTTGTATTTCGGGTGGAAAAGACTCGATGCTGATGGCTAAACTTTTTCAGGAAATTCAACGACACAAAAAGGTTGATTTTAAATTGTCCTTCCTCGTAATGGATCCGGGATACGCAGATATTAATAGAAAACTGATAGAGACAAATGCAAAGATCTTAGGAATTCCGATAAAAATCTATGAAAGCACGATTTTCGATGCAGTAGTAAATATCGAAAAAAGTCCTTGTTATCTCTGTGCGAGGATGCGAAGAGGTCACCTCTATGCGAAAGCTAAGGAGATGGGCTGCAACAAAATAGCTCTCGGTCATCATTATGACGATGTTATCGAGACGATTCTTATGGGTATGTTATATGGAGGTCAGGTACAGACGATGATGCCAAAGCTTCATTCGACGAATTTCGAAGGAATGCAGCTTATTCGACCGATGTATCTGATAAGACAGGACGATATTATCGCATGGAGAGATTATAATAACCTTCGCTTTCTGCAATGTGCATGTCGTTTTACGGAGGCAATCGGAGCCAGCTCAACTGACGAGATCAGTGAATCGAAAAGAATCGAAACACGAAAGCTTATTGCAGAATTAAAGAAAAGCAATCCTTTTGTTGAATCCAATATTTTTAAGAGTGTGGAAAACGTAAATCTTGCTACTGTGATCGCATATAAGAAAGATGGTATAAAACATCATTTTCTTGACGAATATTAA
- a CDS encoding Cof-type HAD-IIB family hydrolase → MYKLIACDLDETLLTNDKKITEENIAAIKAATEKGVHFVPTTGRGYWSVRETLKELGLYEKPNEYIISYNGAAITENADEKILSFDGLSHEIAESLYSKGLNYDVCTHVYTLDKVYVRNIFDGERKFLNGRMKVEETHEENLDFIADEKIPKCIYTNTDHDYLLQIEKDLGDLTDELEVSFSSNRYMEFNKKNVNKGKGLKRLADLLGVDIKDTIAIGDNFNDLTMIEDAGLGVSVANGVDAVKEKAGYVTDSDNNHSAVAEVIKKFVL, encoded by the coding sequence ATGTATAAATTAATTGCCTGTGATCTGGATGAAACACTCCTGACTAACGATAAAAAAATCACTGAGGAAAATATCGCCGCAATAAAGGCTGCCACTGAAAAAGGCGTTCATTTTGTACCTACTACGGGTCGCGGTTACTGGAGTGTCAGAGAAACGCTCAAAGAACTCGGTTTATATGAAAAGCCTAACGAATATATAATTTCCTATAATGGCGCAGCGATCACCGAAAATGCAGATGAAAAAATTCTTTCATTTGACGGGCTTTCCCATGAAATTGCAGAGAGCTTATATTCAAAAGGATTAAACTATGATGTCTGCACTCATGTTTACACTCTGGATAAGGTCTATGTCAGAAATATCTTTGATGGAGAGCGCAAATTTCTTAATGGAAGAATGAAGGTTGAAGAAACTCACGAGGAAAATCTTGACTTTATAGCTGACGAAAAAATTCCTAAATGCATCTACACAAATACTGACCATGACTATCTCCTTCAGATAGAAAAGGATCTCGGAGACCTCACTGACGAACTTGAAGTAAGCTTCTCCAGTAACCGTTACATGGAATTCAATAAAAAGAATGTAAACAAAGGAAAGGGCTTAAAAAGACTTGCCGATCTGCTCGGTGTCGATATAAAAGATACCATCGCTATCGGTGACAATTTCAACGACCTCACAATGATCGAGGACGCAGGTCTCGGCGTCAGCGTGGCAAACGGAGTCGATGCTGTCAAGGAAAAGGCCGGCTATGTAACAGACTCCGACAACAACCACAGCGCTGTTGCCGAAGTTATAAAGAAATTTGTTCTTTAA